Part of the Pantoea alfalfae genome, GTACAGGATAAATGAACTGGCGATTGATCCGAAAGGTATTCCGCTTGATGTTGAGCTGGAGTCAACTCAACAGCGAGTTATTCCTGTTGAAGGTGCTGTAGTCAGACTGGACTACAAAACCACTAAGGGAAAACCACTTTTAATAAGGGCAAATCAGCCTAATGGCAATGCCTTACCTTTTGGTGCATCAGTTAATGATGAAAATGGCAATCTGGTAACTACTGTTTCACAGGGTGGTCAGATTTACGTCAGGCTGAATAAAGATGTCAGCCGTCTGCATGTTTCATGGGGAAAAACGGCAAATGACAATTGCCTGGTTAACCTTGAATCCGGTGCCGTTCAGTCCAGTGAGAATCAGACACTGGCGAGACTGACGACAACCTGCAGTAACGATCAAATGCAGCCGGTACGGTACGCTGCTAATACTGACAATAAAGATACACAGGGTTAATGAGGTAACATCATGTTTTTAATTTCAGGAAAGAAAATAATTCGCCTCATTGGCTCAGTTTCATTAATGTTAAGTTTGATGCTGATGGCTACTTTTAATGTTAATGCAGCGGGCACATCAACGGATGTCACACTGACGTGTAAAATGACCAAATCCCTTTCGGTGGTCGACGTTATGTCATTAGGCATTAATATTTCAGCAGCTGTACCGGTGGGTACGATCGTTTACAGCGGCACGGCAACGGCTAACTTCAAATGTGCGCTGGACAATTTGCAGCAGTTCGTAGATGGATTATCCGGTGAAGTCTATTTTAAGCGCAAAGCGATTGACGCGGATGCACTGGGCTATGGATTGACATTATATACCGGCTATGGCGGTGACATGGGTACCGAGGTGGCAAACATTCCAACCGGGATAATGATCAGTACTTATGCTTTAACCAGCGGTGGGACCGTGGGCGCCTATACGGATGTTTCTCTGGACGTGCCTTATCAGATCGTTAAGACATCTAATTCTATGACACCATCAAAGTCACTCAAAAACTATGTAAACCCCTTTGATGTCGGTTCGTTAGTATCTGGAAGAGATGAGACATTCCAGTTTACCAATATTAAAACAGGTATCACAGTTAAAGATCAGACTTGCTCAGTCGCCGGTGATACCAATCTGCCTGTACCATTAGGTAGTTACACGACAAACCCCAGTAGCGGTTTAGGATCAGGAATCGGCCAGACTAGCGCTACAACCGCGTTTAATATTCAGCTTAACTGTGAAGCACTTCTTTCGGGTTCGTTTGATGTGATGATGCAGTTGGATGGTGACGCGTCTGGCGGATTATCCGATTTGGGTGTGGTAGCACTTAATTCGACCTCAACAGCGAGTGGTGTCGGTGTACAAATCCTTAATGAAAATCAGCAGCCGATTGCACTTGCTACTCCATTTAACATTGCGACTTATCCGCTCTCATCTGCATTAATCACGGTGCCACTCTATGCACGTTATTATCAGACGGCTGCGAAAATAAATCCTGGCACGGCCAATGCAGTAGCAACGTATACGCTTAGTTACCAGTAATCAGCAGGGCTCTGCGGAGCCCTTCTTCATATTTTATCTACAGAAAAGGATTATCTGTGAATAAACCCAGGGAAAAAAACAAGCTCAGACTTGGTGTATCAGATGAAAGCCCATTTATTCTTTACTCCATTCAAAACATACTCGTAAAGGAGTTTTTAGAACTTGATATTGTTGCTTATCCGGTTGAAGCTTATCATTTACTGTCTGTTATCAGAGAGGATATGCCAGATATATTAATAACGGACTTTTGCTTTAATTTTGAGCGTAATGATGTCAATGGCGTGAGGAAAATAGAACAGATACATAAGCAAAATCCGGATTTAAAAATTATCATTTTTACTGCACAAAACAGTCAGGCTATTTTGAAAAGTATATTACAAATCCCGGTCAATGCCATTGTGCACAAACGAGATGACATTCGTGATTTGGTCAAGGCATTCAATTGGGTTTGCTCATCCAATTCCGGAATATACTACTCAGAACAGATGAAGAATTTAATGCTCTCTGCACCCGCAGATCCGGCACAAACACTTTTATCGCCTTCAGAAGTAGAGGTTATTCGATTGTTCGCCATTGGATATAGCCTGATGGAAATAGCAAAAGCGCGTAAACGTAGCATAAGCACCGTTGCAACACAGAAATACAATGCTATGCGTAAGCTTCAGCTGCAATCAAATACAGATTTGATTAAGTATGTTTTTGCACAGGAACTCATTTAACTCCCCTAGCACAAAAAATTTTTATATACAGCGAAAATCATGAACTTTCATAATCTGAATATAGCAGTACTGGCACTCACCTGTGCTCCATTTTGTACATTCGCAACTAACCTGCAGCAAGCTGCTCAGGCTGCATTGAGCTATGACTCTGCACTACAATCCAGTCAGATGACCAGTGCAGCAGATAAACAAAAATACTGGCAAGGCATGGCCGGAATGCTGCCAACATTAACCCTGGAGGGAAACTGGGATCGTCAGGAACAACCTGATAAGAAATATCAGAGTGGGGTAACCAACCACAGCTACGATCTCAGCGTCAGACAACCGCTGTTTGATATGAGCAAGTATGCCGGATGGCGTAAAGGTGTTGCTATTGCCAACACGGCTGAAGCACAGGCAAAACAGGCTGAAGAGAAGTTACTTAGCGCTATCAGCAATGCTTATTTTACGGTGCTTTATCAGCAGGAAGTTTTGCAGGCCGCAAAAGCCGCCAGTCATAACTTTAAGCAACAAGAGCAAAAACTTCAGACCGGCTTAATCAATGGACAGAATACCCGCACTGAACTGGACGAGGCAAAAGCTAACTACGCTCTGGCACAGGCTAAGGAAATAGAAGCTGGCAATCAGCTATTGCTGGCAGGCGAGGCATTTCGCCGTTTATCAGGTATCAGTCCGGACACTGTAGAACCGGTGAATTTTCAGTGCCTGAAAGCATCGCCCTATTCTTCTCTGACCGATGCAATTAATGCCAGCCAGCAGCGTAATACTGATATTAAAATTGCGCTTTTTCAGAATGATCAGGCAGATGCAGATGTTCTTGCGGCTGACGGCGCACACATGCCCGTGGTCTCGCTCTATGCGCGATACGGCAAGAACTGGAGTCGTAATGACGACGACGACAATATTCTGTATGACGCAATCTTCGGGACGAACTCAAAGAGTAATAACCTGCAATATGGCGTAAACGTTTCTGTTCCGTTGTTTGCCGGCGGCAGTCAGGTTTCACAATCTTTTGAAGCAGCTTATCGTCGTCAGGCAGCAAAGTATTCCACGATGGAAGCACAACGCAAAGCGGCAACCGATACCCGTTCTGCCTGGCTTAGCCTGACCAATGGCAAAGCCTTAATCAGTGCTCAAAAGAATGCCGTCGACTCAGCACGTGAAAAAGTGGTGTCGGTCCAGTATGGCCGTGAAATGGGCTTCCGCACCGTTAACGATGAACTGGATGCTCAGCAAAAATATTACACCGCACTCAAAGATCAGGCTGAAGCACGATTAAGTTATCTCAATGCCCTGATCAATCTGGCGCAAAGCACCGGATCGTTATCACTCGACATGCTGAATTTTTTTCAGTGCCGTTAATCCCTTAATTATGATGAATCTATAAATGGAACAATCACTTTTCCGTCAGGAGGCGCTTGATGCCGCTAACCGGGGTAACCTGGGTATAGTGGCACTTTATTGTCCGCCCTATCGCTGGCTTGTTATTTCTGTGGTGATTTTTATTACTGCCGTTACAGCCCTGTTTTTCATTTTCGGCAGCTATACGAAATATGAATCTTCTACCGGAGAACTGCTGCCTGAGAATGGCATGTTAGTCGTTCCTCCGCCTGTAAGCGCAACCGTAGTGGATATTCCGGTTAAAGAGGGACAACTGGTCAACAAAGATGATGTTCTTATGGTGTTGTCATCCGAAGTCTCCACACAGATGGGACAGACGCGTCAGGTTATCGCCGAAAATCTGGTGGCTCAGCGGGAACGACTTCAGCAGGATCTTCAGACGCTTGCCAAATTACATGACGTCGAAATGAAAGGGTTATCCGACACCATCGCCAGTCTGAAACTCCAGCAGGAACAGCTGAGACTTCAGCTGACACACCGTCGCAAGCAGGTGGCGTTAGCGAAACTGCAACTGGATAAACTCAACGCTATGCACCTGGAAGGGTACGCCTCAAATCGTCAGCTGGAAGAGCAGGAATCCAATCTGCTCGACAGTCAGGCACGTTACCAGGAGTACCAGCGTCAGCTGCTGGACACGTCGCAAAAAATTGTTCAGGCGGAGCAGCAACTACATGAAAAGCCGCTGGATGATGAGAAAAAACGCAACGACATCGAACGGCAACTGGCAGATAACCGTCAGTCAATGGCAGAGAATGAAGCGCGCCGATCCATTGAGCTTCGTGCGCCGAAGAGTGGTTATGTCGGCATGATCATGGTCAAAAATGGTCAGATGCTAAACGCCGGTCAATCGGCAATCGCGATTCTGCCTCACAATACTAATCTTGTTGCCCGCATCATGGTCAATACGCAATCCATTGGCTTTATCCAGCCAGGTCAGCGTGTTGTGCTGCGCTATAAAGCCTTCCCTTACCAAAAATTTGGCCAGCAATATGGCAAGGTGATCGAGGTTTCGCGAACCGCCCTCTCTCCTCAGGAAGTCTCCACCTTAACCGGTAAAAATAATGTTCAGGAACAGCAGTACCGGGTTCTGGTCTCTCTGGATAAACAAACTATTTCTGCTTATTCGCAGAATGAAAAACTGAAGCCAGGTATGGCGCTGGATGCCGACTTTATTGTCGACAAACGTCGTCTCTATGAATGGGTACTGGAGCCGATTTTCGCGCTGGGACACAAAATTTCTCTCTGATTTAGAAGGTCTGTTCTGTGTTGTTATTAGAGAAACTCAATTTTAAATGGTTTAACCGCTTACCGATAATTCGTCAGTCACAGGCAGCCGAGTGTGGGCTGGCTTGTCTTGGCATGGTGGCTAATTATCACGGTCATCAGATCGACATGATCACGTTACGTCGCCAGTTCGCCACATCACTCAAAGGTGCCACTCTGGCAGATGTCATCGCTATGGCACAACAGCTCAATATGACTTCCCGCGCACTGCGAGTAGAAATGGAAGAGCTGTCTAAACTGCGCATGCCCTGCATTCTGCACTGGGAACTGAACCACTTTGTAGTGTTGAAGAAAGTACGCGGCAATAAGATCACCATTCACGATCCCGCGCGCGGGATCCGCGAACTGACATTTAAAGAAGCATCGACCGCCTTCACCGGCGTCGCGCTGGAGTTGGTTCCCTCTTCAACCTTTGAAGTAAAAGAAGAGAAAGAAAGCATCTCCATGATGAAGCTGGTGGGCAGCGTGACGGGGGTAAAGTCTGCCTTTGCTCAGGTGCTCATTCTCTCAATCGCACTGGAGCTATTCGGCGTCCTCGGCCCCTTCTTTATGCAGTGGGTAATGGATATGGTGCTGGTTTCTGCTGACTATTCTTTGCTGTCGCTGCTCGGTGTAGGCTTTATCATGATCGCGCTGTTTCAGACTATCGTTACAGCGTTGCGCTCATGGGTAATGAGCTGGTTCTCAAGCCAGCTCAGTGTGCAGTGGACCGTAAACGTCTGTCACCATATGTTAAAACTGCCGCTGGAATGGTTCGAATCACGCCACGTCGGAGACGTTCTCTCTCGTTATGGTTCGCTTAATACCATCCAGAGTACGCTGACTTCCCGTTTCATCAGCACCGTACTGGACGGTGTCATGTCAATCGTCACGGTAGTGATGCTTTTCATCTATAACGCGCAACTGGCGTGGCTGGTCATTGGACTTTTTCTCGCCTATGCACTGCTACGTTTCATGGCTTACGATCCGGTTCGCCGCGCCAATGAAGAACAAATCATCAGCTCGGCCCGTACCCAGTCGTCTCTGCTTGAAACGCTGCGCGGGATCCAGGCAGTTAAAACCAATAATAAACAGGTGCCCCGCCTCTCGGCATACATGAACTTTCTGGTGGATACCACCAATAAAGGCATCGTGATACAGAAGCTCAATATCCTGTTCGGTTCGGCTCAGGGACTGCTAACCTCAGTGGGCCGTGTAGTTCTGGTCTGGCTTGCTGCGCTGCAGGTCCTGGATGGCAACTTCTCTGCCGGTATGCTGACCGCCTTTATCAGCTTTTCCGATCAATTCATGAGTCGTGGTTCAGGTTTGATCAATGCCATCATCGATTTTCGTATGCTGAGAATGCATGGTGAACGCCTGGCCGATATTGTTCTGTCTGAAACAGAAGCCAGTTCTGAGGGCAATCGAGGTCTGGTTAGTAAAGAAACCGACAAGGAGACAGACGTACCTCAGGATATCAGGCTTATCAATATTCGTTTTCGCTATGCGCCGACTGAACCCTGGGTTGTCGATGGTGCGAATCTGGAGATTAAAGCGGGTGAGAGCCTTGCCATCGTGGGGCCATCCGGCCAGGGCAAAACTACGATGGCCAAAATTATTCTTGGCCTGCTACAGCCGGAAGAAGGCACCATCACCGTGGGTGGCATGGACATCACTCAGACCGGACTTGAACATCACCGTAATCGTATTGGCTGCGTAATGCAGGATGACATTCTCTTTTCAGGTTCAATCAGCGAGAACATCAGCTTCTTTGATAACGAGCCCGATCACGCAAAAATTACCCGCGTGGCCCGTCTGGCTCAGATTCATGGCGATATTATGAAAATGCCGATGAATTATCAAAGCCTGGTAGGTGATATGGGCTCGTTTTTATCGGGTGGCCAGTTACAACGTATCCTGCTGGCGCGCGCACTCTATCGTGAACCTAAAATCCTGGTACTGGATGAGGCCACCAGTCATCTGGATATTTATAACGAGGCGCAGATCAACAATGCAATTAAACAGATGAAGATCACCAGAATCATCATTGCACACCGTCCGGAAACTATCCGAAGTGCCGATAAAATCGTCCTGTTAAATAACGGTACGCTCAGCGAAGTCACGGCAGAGCAGTTATTTGGGCAGACAAAAACCCATAATGAAACGGAGATTACCCATGGATAAGACTATTTGCCGCTTCACTGAAGGCACAATTACCTTGCCGGAAGGCTATTGCGAGCGAACACTGAATACGCTGGCTGATACACGATCTGTTCTGCCACCAATCACTATTTCCCGTGATAAGTTAGGCGATCATAACAACCCGGAAGAGTATATCCTTAGCCAGCTCGCTATCCTGCAAAAACAGATGAAAGACTGGCAACAGGAAGCCCATCAGCCAGTGGTTTTGGGGGATAACCTGACTACGGGAATCATGATCAGTTATGACTTCCTGCGACCAGATAATCTTCGTCTTTATCAGAAACAAGCTTTATTCACGCTTAATATGGAAGATATATTGATTTTCTCTCTGTCGAAAGCGAGCCCCATAACCTCTACCGATATGCAGCTTTTCTCAGATACCCTGAAAAGCTTCCGTACCTGGTAATCTGCAGTGTACAGATAAAATAATCCGGAAGAGCATGTGCTCTTCCGGATTGCGTTTCAGCTTTCAGTCGATGCGTTCAGTAACGTTGACAGGTGAAGAGATAGGAGAGCGGCCCGCCAACCAGATAGGCCTTTTTATCGACCCTGATGATATCAAGCTGAAGATAACCAGGATCGAGAGTGATCTCAGCCAGCAGCAGATTAAACACGGCATCCGGCGTTGTATCATTAGTCGAAGTAATAATTTCTCTTATTTTGTAGCGGTAAGTGTCACTATCAATTTTATTACCGGCACTGAGCGCAATACGTCGATTAACCGTTGTTACTTCATCACCAAAAGTTACCTGCCCATTCAGTAATAAATATCCCGAATCTGAATTAATAAAACGTAAATCCTGGGAAACAGCAAACTCAATTTTTTTATTATCGTTGCGACTAAGATCGTAGCGGCTAAATGCTGAGCAGCGGAAAGGCAGCTCGTTTGTCCGGAGTTTAAAATAGTTAATGCCTGCAAAGATCCCCAGCAACAGCATAGCCAGCGTTAACGTCAGCGTAAGAGTGGCTTTTCGTTTCAAAACATTCTCCAGTCAAGATAGTAGAAGTTTTCGCAGGAAACGATATGACCACTGCTGTTCAGGTTACATGTGGAAAGAATGGTCCGGCCATAATCTTTAGTTGTGAATGCCGTGTTTTTATCGAAATAGATGCGCCGACCTGGTACACAGGATTGATTATTCTCTTTAAGCATTTCAAGAATTTGTTTATCCAGTGACTTTTGTTCGAACACATCTAATCCCGGAATAATAACCGCTTCGCAACCGCCTTCCAGTTTGATGTTACTCATAGAAGCACTCTTTTCAGCAGGCTGACGTACAGTGAAGTACCATAAAGCACTTCCAAGCAGCACCAGCATGATTAGGGCGAACAGGAGCTGTCCGAGATTCAGAGCCGATTTTTCAACAACATGCTCTGCGATAACAGGATTGGGTAGCATGGGCTGACTATCTGCGACAGATACCACCTGCTCCGCTGACATTTCATCAGCCTGAACCTGCGTCTCAACAAAAGCCGGAGAGGATTCGCGTTCTATTTTGATTTCAGTATTAAGTCGGATGCCAATTTTCGGAATGGTGATGATCAGGTTTTCACAGCCATACGCTGCAAGCGCTCTGCGCAGAATGCTCAGATACTGATTCAGATTGCTGTTTGATCCGCGCAGACCATATTTATCCCATACTTCGGTCAACAGGGTATCGCGCGACAGTATCTCACCTTCAGAATTCAGTAACTGTTCAAACAGCCGACCCGATGAAATACTCAGGCTCAGCGTTTCCTGAGTGGGAAGATGGCTTAGCGTACAGTCATCTGAATTGTAACTAATCTGATCATCGATAATGTAAATCATTAAGAAATCACTGAATTTGCGCTCATTTCCGACAGTATAATTCAGCTTATTTAAAGAAGCACTAAAGAGACCTGATAACCGGCCTTAAAGGCAAACTCCCCGGAAGAATGCAGGCTTCAGACTCACATTAATACTAATCAGTTAAGACAATATTAGCCTCAACCTCGCCAGCCTGGAACCTGTGCGGGTTAAGTGCGGTCAACCCTCTTAATTTGTTGTGAACCATAGATTTTAATCGCATCACGGCCTAAAATGTGACCATCCCTAACAGTGGTCACTGAATTTTTTAACCCACCTTTAATATGCCAGGTTCTGACAATGACTCAATCCGTAACAGAAAATGGCACACGAGGCCCGCTCGGGCACAATGTGCGTGACCAGATTGTCGATGCTGCCATGCAGCACTTCGCGCATTATGGTTACGAAAAAACCACCGTATCCGATCTCGCCCGTGCTATCGGCTTTTCAAAAGCGTATATCTACAAATTTTTTGAATCAAAACAGGCGATTGGTGAAGTGATCTGCTCTACCCGGCTGGCGATGATTATGCAGCACGTCGAAGCCGCGATCGCCGATGCGCCTGGAGCCTCGGAACAACTGCGGCGACTGTTCCGCACGCTTTCCGTCACCGGCACTGAACTCTTTTTTCACGAACGTAAACTGTATGACATTGCTGCCGTTGCGTCGCGTGACCGATGGCCGTCAGCAATGGCACACGAAGTGCGACTAACGAACCTGATCCAGCAGATCCTGCGACGGGGTCGTGAATCCGGTGAGTTTGAACGTAAAACCCCGGCAGACGAAGCGGCGGAGGCAATCTATCGGGTGATCAAACCCTATGCCAGTCCGGTACTGCTGCAATACAGCCTTGATGACGCTGAAGAAGCCTCCGCCCAACTGGCAGCGCTGGTCTTACGTAGCCTTGCGCCCTGAGCATTGCGCACGCTGTGACTATTGACTTATTTAGTCACAAGATCAACGATAGTACTCTGTCTGGTTATCGCTCAGGATTCTGATGCTGATAAGCTTATCTCTGTCTGCTGTATTACATCCCTGCGTTCATCTATCGCACCACCCTACGCAGCGTCTCACTCTTCGCGCTTCAGGCGTATATCCATCGTCTGCGGCAGCATTTCAATCACTGTCCGGACTTTCTACGGGAGTAATCCAATGAGTCACTTAGCCTCATCACAACGCATTGTCATTACCGGCGCGGGCATCGTCTCGCCACTGGGTTGTGGCGTTGAAACCGTCTGGCGGCGATTAACGGCAGGGGAATCAGGTATACGTACCCTGCCCGATACGCTTACTGCTGGCACCGGTATTTCAGTAGGTGGCAGCGTGCCGGGCATCGATGAAGATCCGCTGGCAGGTTACGACCCGGAGGCGTTCATTGCGCCGAAAGAGCGTAAAAAGATGTCGCGCTTTATCGAATTCGCGCTGCTGGCAGCAGAAGAAGCGCTGAATCAGGCGGGCTGGCATCCTGAAGATGAGGCGGCGCGTGAACGTACCGCGACGATTATTGCTTCAGGCGTCGGCGGCTTTGGTGCGATTGCCGACGCGGTGCGCACTACCGACGCGCGCGGTCCGCGCAGGCTCTCACCTTTTACAGCGCCTTCGTTTCTGGCCAACATGGCCGCCGGTCATGTCTCGATCAAACACCGTTTCACCGGTCCGCTGGGCGCGCCCGTTACTGCCTGTGCGGCGGGGGTTCAGGCGATTGGTGATGCAGCCAGGCTGATCAGAAGCGGTGAAGCGGACATTGCTATTTGCGGCGGCTCAGAAGCGGCGCTGGATCGCGTCACGCTGGGCTGTTTCGCGGCTGCACGTGCGCTATCTGTGGGCTATGAAGATCAGCCGCACCATGCCTCACGTCCGTTTGATCGTGACAGAAACGGCTTTGTGATGGCCGAAGGTGCAGGCCTGCTGGTGATTGAGTCACTGGCCCATGCCAAAGCACGCGGCGCGACACCGCTGGCGGAGATTGTCGGCTATGGCACCAGCGCCGATGCATACCACTTAACCGCGGGTCCGGAGGATGGCAGCGGAGCTGCGAGGGCGATGAGAACCGCCCTGCGCCAGGCGGGCATCAGCCCGGAGGATGTCCAGCATATCAACGCGCATGCAACCTCAACGCAGGTTGGCGATCACGGCGAGCTGGCGGCTATTCGCGCAGTGTTTGGCGATGATTCACCGGTCGCGATCGCCTCAACCAAATCCGCCACCGGCCATCTGCTGGGTGCGGCAGGCGGCATTGAGGCGATATTCACCCTTATGGCGCTGCGCCAGCAGATTATTCCGCCGACGCTGAACCTCCATCATCCTGATGAAGCCGCAGGCAATCTGGACCTGGTGGCACTCAATGCACGTCCCACCGCGCTAACTTATGCCATGTCGAACGGATTTGGTTTTGGTGGCGTCAACGCCAGTCTCCTGCTGCGTACGTGGCAATGACTGCAGAGTGACAATTAAGCCCGCGCTGCCAGACACCCTCTCAGCGCGGGTAATACATCAGACGTTCTGAAAAAGCGTACACAGCTATTCCCAGTGTCCTGTGTTTATCAAAACACCCTCTGTACACCACTCACTTTATAAATCTGTACCTTTCCTGACAAAATTGCCGTTGCCTGGCCGTCAGCCCTTTTCTTTCAGCACTACAATTAATCGGATGAAAACAACTTCAGAGAACGTTGATGAAAATTGCAGCCTTCGATATTGGTGGTACCTCTTTAAAAATGGGTGTGATTGACGATCAGGGAAATATTCTGACCAGCGATAGTGCTGATATTTCCCATAACGCACGCGATAAAATACTTGATGAGATCCTGGCCTGGCTGGAGAAAAATCCCGGTTGTGCGGGTATTGCCGTCAGCACACCTGGGTATATTGATACAGACGCCGGTTATATTGCCATGGGCGGCACCATACGTGACTTTGACGAGTTTCATCTGAGCCAGTGGCTGACAGAAAAAACGTCTCTGCCTGCTACCGTCGAAAACGATGCACACTGTGCGCTGCTGGCGGAAAAGTGGCTGGGGAAAGCAAAAAAGCTCAACGATTTCCTGATGCTGACAATAGGCACCGGGTTAGGCGGAGCGGCCTTTTGCAATGGCGCCCTGATTCGGGGTAGACGCAACCGGGCTGGCGAATTTGGTTGCCTGCTGACTTCGCGCCCCACCAGCAGTAATATTGAACGCCACACCATGAGCCAGAGTTGTACCATGACGGCTCTTCGGGAGAATTACAGCCAGCTCATCGAAAAATCTTCCGACGACGTCACGGGTAAAGATGTCTTTGACGCATACGATCGCAAAGAAGAAGCCGCGCAGCAGGTGGTGAATAAATTCTACCAGGATCTTGCAGCCTGCTTATATAACCTGTTCAGCGTATTCGACCCGCAGATGGTATTTATCGGCGGGGGAATTACTGAGCGCGAACCTTTCCTCGAGGAACTGGCAGAGCAGCTGGCAAAATATGATCCTGATATCCGCATAAATGCCGCGACCTACGGCAACGACTCCGGCATGCTGGGCGCAACCTGGAATTTCCTGCAGCGCCAGCCAGAAGAAAATGGCTTGTAGTTCAGGGCTTATGCAGGTTACTCCTTTCTGATAATTATGATGATTTATCTGGTGCGGTATTTAAAACGATAACCCGGTCATGACCGGGTTTACTCTTGTTTATATTAGTGTCGTATTTGCGCCAGATCGTCTGACGTCAGGCCAGTCATTTCTAAGACAGTTTTACGATCAAGGCCGTTTTGTAGCATAGTGCGCGCAATTTTCAGGGTAGCTTCACGCTGTCCTTCAGTACGACCTTTCTCAATACCACGCCGCTCACCAAGCTCGATACCTTCTGCGCGCCCTTTTTCGATCCCTTTTTGTTCAAGCTGCTGTGCGATGGTCATCAGTGCGTCTCCGTGTTGTGGCACCCGCTGTGCCAGTTCGCGAACGAAAGCTTCGTAGTCAGCTGACTCACCAGCCTGCAGTAAATAGTGTATCAGCGTCATCACCTGGGGTGAAGAAAGATAATCGGCCATGAATAGCGTGACCAGATGGTCAGTCAGGCTTGCAATGTCGCGTTGATGAATATGTTTCTGTAAAAGCGTCAGGGCGGCCATACTGCGATGAGTCATGATCTCGTCATCCGGGATGACCGTAATGTCCACCAGCGGGAAGGCGCCTCTATAAAGACTTTCCGCCACTACCGGATCATCAAATTCGTCGAACCAGCGGGTCGACCACGGATAGGGAGTGCGCTTACCGGTATAGAACAGCACAGGTATGACTAAAGGCAGCTTTTTATGGCCAGCTTCAAGGTGGCGCTGCATAGCAGCTACCGCATAACGTATCAGGCGGAATGCCATATGCCTGTCAGGGGTGGATGGGTGTTCAATCAGAACATGAATATATCCGTCACCGTTTGAGGTTCTGAGGCTATACAAAACGTCACCGAAGTATTGATGCAAATCGTCTTCAACAAATGATCCGGACTCAAGCTTCAGTGTGGTGAGATCGCAGATTTTAAGCAATTCCTCC contains:
- a CDS encoding DcrB-related protein, whose amino-acid sequence is MDKTICRFTEGTITLPEGYCERTLNTLADTRSVLPPITISRDKLGDHNNPEEYILSQLAILQKQMKDWQQEAHQPVVLGDNLTTGIMISYDFLRPDNLRLYQKQALFTLNMEDILIFSLSKASPITSTDMQLFSDTLKSFRTW
- a CDS encoding response regulator transcription factor, which produces MNKPREKNKLRLGVSDESPFILYSIQNILVKEFLELDIVAYPVEAYHLLSVIREDMPDILITDFCFNFERNDVNGVRKIEQIHKQNPDLKIIIFTAQNSQAILKSILQIPVNAIVHKRDDIRDLVKAFNWVCSSNSGIYYSEQMKNLMLSAPADPAQTLLSPSEVEVIRLFAIGYSLMEIAKARKRSISTVATQKYNAMRKLQLQSNTDLIKYVFAQELI
- a CDS encoding TolC family outer membrane protein, with the protein product MNFHNLNIAVLALTCAPFCTFATNLQQAAQAALSYDSALQSSQMTSAADKQKYWQGMAGMLPTLTLEGNWDRQEQPDKKYQSGVTNHSYDLSVRQPLFDMSKYAGWRKGVAIANTAEAQAKQAEEKLLSAISNAYFTVLYQQEVLQAAKAASHNFKQQEQKLQTGLINGQNTRTELDEAKANYALAQAKEIEAGNQLLLAGEAFRRLSGISPDTVEPVNFQCLKASPYSSLTDAINASQQRNTDIKIALFQNDQADADVLAADGAHMPVVSLYARYGKNWSRNDDDDNILYDAIFGTNSKSNNLQYGVNVSVPLFAGGSQVSQSFEAAYRRQAAKYSTMEAQRKAATDTRSAWLSLTNGKALISAQKNAVDSAREKVVSVQYGREMGFRTVNDELDAQQKYYTALKDQAEARLSYLNALINLAQSTGSLSLDMLNFFQCR
- a CDS encoding fimbrial protein, translating into MFLISGKKIIRLIGSVSLMLSLMLMATFNVNAAGTSTDVTLTCKMTKSLSVVDVMSLGINISAAVPVGTIVYSGTATANFKCALDNLQQFVDGLSGEVYFKRKAIDADALGYGLTLYTGYGGDMGTEVANIPTGIMISTYALTSGGTVGAYTDVSLDVPYQIVKTSNSMTPSKSLKNYVNPFDVGSLVSGRDETFQFTNIKTGITVKDQTCSVAGDTNLPVPLGSYTTNPSSGLGSGIGQTSATTAFNIQLNCEALLSGSFDVMMQLDGDASGGLSDLGVVALNSTSTASGVGVQILNENQQPIALATPFNIATYPLSSALITVPLYARYYQTAAKINPGTANAVATYTLSYQ
- a CDS encoding peptidase domain-containing ABC transporter encodes the protein MLLLEKLNFKWFNRLPIIRQSQAAECGLACLGMVANYHGHQIDMITLRRQFATSLKGATLADVIAMAQQLNMTSRALRVEMEELSKLRMPCILHWELNHFVVLKKVRGNKITIHDPARGIRELTFKEASTAFTGVALELVPSSTFEVKEEKESISMMKLVGSVTGVKSAFAQVLILSIALELFGVLGPFFMQWVMDMVLVSADYSLLSLLGVGFIMIALFQTIVTALRSWVMSWFSSQLSVQWTVNVCHHMLKLPLEWFESRHVGDVLSRYGSLNTIQSTLTSRFISTVLDGVMSIVTVVMLFIYNAQLAWLVIGLFLAYALLRFMAYDPVRRANEEQIISSARTQSSLLETLRGIQAVKTNNKQVPRLSAYMNFLVDTTNKGIVIQKLNILFGSAQGLLTSVGRVVLVWLAALQVLDGNFSAGMLTAFISFSDQFMSRGSGLINAIIDFRMLRMHGERLADIVLSETEASSEGNRGLVSKETDKETDVPQDIRLINIRFRYAPTEPWVVDGANLEIKAGESLAIVGPSGQGKTTMAKIILGLLQPEEGTITVGGMDITQTGLEHHRNRIGCVMQDDILFSGSISENISFFDNEPDHAKITRVARLAQIHGDIMKMPMNYQSLVGDMGSFLSGGQLQRILLARALYREPKILVLDEATSHLDIYNEAQINNAIKQMKITRIIIAHRPETIRSADKIVLLNNGTLSEVTAEQLFGQTKTHNETEITHG
- a CDS encoding HlyD family secretion protein: MEQSLFRQEALDAANRGNLGIVALYCPPYRWLVISVVIFITAVTALFFIFGSYTKYESSTGELLPENGMLVVPPPVSATVVDIPVKEGQLVNKDDVLMVLSSEVSTQMGQTRQVIAENLVAQRERLQQDLQTLAKLHDVEMKGLSDTIASLKLQQEQLRLQLTHRRKQVALAKLQLDKLNAMHLEGYASNRQLEEQESNLLDSQARYQEYQRQLLDTSQKIVQAEQQLHEKPLDDEKKRNDIERQLADNRQSMAENEARRSIELRAPKSGYVGMIMVKNGQMLNAGQSAIAILPHNTNLVARIMVNTQSIGFIQPGQRVVLRYKAFPYQKFGQQYGKVIEVSRTALSPQEVSTLTGKNNVQEQQYRVLVSLDKQTISAYSQNEKLKPGMALDADFIVDKRRLYEWVLEPIFALGHKISL